The following coding sequences lie in one Drosophila sulfurigaster albostrigata strain 15112-1811.04 chromosome 2R, ASM2355843v2, whole genome shotgun sequence genomic window:
- the LOC133836552 gene encoding structure-specific endonuclease subunit SLX1 homolog isoform X2: MNTYGSHEDLAQKGHFYGVYLLCSQSLEQRYHGKCYVGFTVNPKRRIRQHNRGCDFGGARKTSKKGPWQMVMIVHGFPNNIAALQFEWAWQQPTLSTRLKIFPELKRKQSKESHFEYNFRILNRMLNVGPWHRLPLTVRWLETDYERSFPIELPQHMSIVSGKVAITASQRKQHLDCPATTTIWAPECHLCMERIEQPERSRLGCLNASCRLTCHMLCLANYLLGDQPGQYIPIGGECPLCETHLIWATLLQRKRLGLGGGEAQDQEDSADELSDVPDVDSDVELSD; encoded by the exons ATGAACACTTACG GCTCTCACGAGGACCTGGCACAAAAGGGTCACTTCTACGGCGTCTATTTGCTTTGCAGCCAGAGTCTGGAGCAACGCTATCATGGCAAATGCTATGTGGGCTTCACCGTCAATCCCAAGCGACGCATCCGTCAGCATAATCGTGGCTGTGACTTTGGCGGCGCACGCAAAACTAGCAAAAAGGGTCCCTGGCAGATGGTGATGATTGTGCATGGATTTCCCAACAACATTGCGGCCCTACAATTcgaatgggcgtggcaacagCCCACACTATCGACACGCCTCAAAATCTTTCCGGAGTTGAAACGCAAGCAGTCCAAAGAGTCGCATTTTGAGTACAATTTTCGCATACTCAATCGCATGCTGAACGTGGGTCCTTGGCATCGCTTGCCGCTCACTGTCCGCTGGCTAGAAACGGATTATGAGCGCAGCTTTCCCATTGAGCTGCCGCAACACATGAGCATTGTCAGTGGCAAAGTGGCCATAACAGCATCGCAGCGAAAGCAACATTTAGATTGTCCAGCGACAACAACCATTTGGGCACCTGAATGTCATCTGTGTATGGAACGCATTGAGCAGCCAGAACGTTCACGTCTGGGTTGCTTGAATGCCAGTTGCCGGTTGACTTGTCATATGCTGTGTTTGGCGAACTATTTGCTAGGTGATCAACCGGGTCAATACATTCCCATTGGCGGCGAGTGTCCGTTGTGTGAGACGCACCTCATCTGGGCAACGTTGCTGCAACGCAAGCGTCTAGGATTAGGAGGTGGTGAGGCCCAGGATCAAGAGGACTCTGCTGATGAGTTGAGCGACGTGCCTGATGTGGACAGCGATGTGGAGTTAAGTgattaa
- the LOC133836553 gene encoding mediator of RNA polymerase II transcription subunit 31 isoform X2 has product MAKMYGKAAIESEEQQKRRWQIELEFVQCLSNPNYLNFLAQRGYFKDPSFINYLKYLQYWKEPDYAKYLMYPMCLYFLDLLQYEHFRREIVNNQCCKFIDDQAILQWQHYTRKRIKLINSVQENAAAAAAAAAAAQQQPQQQQQQQQQQQQSNGGPNEAATVTGTEATNPQQQATLQNGDSNSTTQATQQAQQQQQQQQQQQLAQPTQTQTQLQLPVAVSQQQQQQQQINGLAPSGAIKLELN; this is encoded by the exons ATGGCCAAAATGTACGGAAAGG cgGCCATCGAGTCGgaggaacaacaaaaacgacgCTGGCAAATCGAATTGGAGTTTGTTCAGTGCCTCTCCAATCCCAACTATCTCAACt ttttggCGCAACGCGGCTATTTTAAGGACCCTTCGTTCATCAACTACCTCAAGTATCTGCAGTACTGGAAGGAGCCCGACTATGCCAAGTATTTGATGTACCCGATGTGCCTATATTTTCTCGATCTGCTGCAATACGAGCACTTTCGCCGCGAGATCGTCAACAATCAGTGCTGCAAGTTCATCGATGATCAGGCCATTCTACAGTGGCAACATTACACGCGCAAGCGCATAAAACTGATCAATTCGGTGCAAGAGAATGCAGCggctgccgcagcagcagctgcagctgcccagcaacaaccacaacagcagcagcagcaacaacaacagcagcaacaaagcaatGGTGGCCCTAATGAGGCAGCAACAGTGACTGGCACCGAGGCAACAAATCCTCAACAACAGGCAACGCTACAGAATGGCGATAGCAACTCTACAACGCAAGCCacacaacaagcacaacaacaacaacagcagcagcaacaacaacaattggctCAGCCGACACAAACGCAGACGCAGcttcagttgccagttgctgtctcgcaacagcagcagcagcagcaacaaatcaaTGGCCTTGCCCCAAGTGGAGCCattaaattagaattaaattag
- the LOC133836553 gene encoding mediator of RNA polymerase II transcription subunit 31 isoform X1: MAKMYGKGKTAIESEEQQKRRWQIELEFVQCLSNPNYLNFLAQRGYFKDPSFINYLKYLQYWKEPDYAKYLMYPMCLYFLDLLQYEHFRREIVNNQCCKFIDDQAILQWQHYTRKRIKLINSVQENAAAAAAAAAAAQQQPQQQQQQQQQQQQSNGGPNEAATVTGTEATNPQQQATLQNGDSNSTTQATQQAQQQQQQQQQQQLAQPTQTQTQLQLPVAVSQQQQQQQQINGLAPSGAIKLELN, translated from the exons ATGGCCAAAATGTACGGAAAGGGTAAGA cgGCCATCGAGTCGgaggaacaacaaaaacgacgCTGGCAAATCGAATTGGAGTTTGTTCAGTGCCTCTCCAATCCCAACTATCTCAACt ttttggCGCAACGCGGCTATTTTAAGGACCCTTCGTTCATCAACTACCTCAAGTATCTGCAGTACTGGAAGGAGCCCGACTATGCCAAGTATTTGATGTACCCGATGTGCCTATATTTTCTCGATCTGCTGCAATACGAGCACTTTCGCCGCGAGATCGTCAACAATCAGTGCTGCAAGTTCATCGATGATCAGGCCATTCTACAGTGGCAACATTACACGCGCAAGCGCATAAAACTGATCAATTCGGTGCAAGAGAATGCAGCggctgccgcagcagcagctgcagctgcccagcaacaaccacaacagcagcagcagcaacaacaacagcagcaacaaagcaatGGTGGCCCTAATGAGGCAGCAACAGTGACTGGCACCGAGGCAACAAATCCTCAACAACAGGCAACGCTACAGAATGGCGATAGCAACTCTACAACGCAAGCCacacaacaagcacaacaacaacaacagcagcagcaacaacaacaattggctCAGCCGACACAAACGCAGACGCAGcttcagttgccagttgctgtctcgcaacagcagcagcagcagcaacaaatcaaTGGCCTTGCCCCAAGTGGAGCCattaaattagaattaaattag
- the LOC133836550 gene encoding importin-5 produces the protein MAADQAHFQNLLNSLLSMDNEVRKQAEDTYNNLSRDLKVTHLLGNLHNGQQSEEARQMAAVLLRRLFTSEFLEFYKELPVDSQNQLLQQILMAVQQDVTPQLRRKICEVIAEVARNLIDEDGNNQWPDILQFLFQCANSPTSQLQESALRIFTSVPSIFGNQEAQYMDLIKQMLAKSMENAGDAEVRVQAVRAICAFILYHDKEKELSVYKHFGDLLPRMLAITGETIEAQDDQSLLKLLIEMTENCPKFLRPQLENIFDMCMKVFSSQDFEDSWRHLVLEVMVSLSENASAMVRKRAEKYIIALIPLVLQMMTDLDEEPDWATTDIINEDDHSDNNVIAESSLDRLACGLGGKMVLPQVMASLPAMLNHTDWKHRFAALMAISAIGEGCHKQMEGILDQVMSGVLNYLRDPNPRVRYAACNAIGQMSTDFAPNFEKKFHEQVVPGLLLLLEDEANPRVQAHAGAALVNFSEDCPKNILTRYLDAIMAKLEAILNSKFKELVEKGNKLVLEQVVTTIASVADTCEHEFVAYYDRLMPCLKFIIQNANSEDLRMLRGKTIECVSLIGLAVGREKFIGDAGEVMDMLLKTHSEGDLPDDDPQTSYLITAWARMCKILGKQFEQYLPLVMGPVMRTAAMKPEVALLDNEEVEDIEGDVEWSFITLGEQQNFAIRTAGMEDKASACEMLVCYARELKDGFAEYAEEVVRLMVPLLKFYFHDGVRSAAAESLPYLLDCAKIKGPQYLEGMWLYICPELIKVISTEPEPDVQSELLNSLAKCIETLGANCLNEASMKQVLEIVNKFVTDHFERADKRLAVRTEEDYDDGVEEELAEQDDTDIYILSKIVDIIHALFLTSKAQFLPAFEQVAPLFVKLLDPNRPFADRQWGLCVFDDLIEFCGPAALPYQQIFAPALLQYVVDKSPEVRQAATYGCGVLGQFGGDQFALTCAQFIPLLVQVINDPKAREVENINATENAISAFSKILKYNKSALTNVDELIGAWFTWLPTSEDTEEAVHIYGYLCDLIEGNHPVILGANNCNLPRIVSIIADTFCTDLVEAKTPTGTRMLTIVKQIESNPDVMQACASTLSPEQQQALQEAYRELATAAAST, from the exons ATGGCTGCGGACCAGGCACACTTCCAAAACCTTCTCAACTCCTTGTTGTCCATGGACAATGAAGTTCGCAAACAGGCAGAG GATACGTATAACAATCTGTCGCGGGACTTGAAGGTAACACATTTGCTGGGCAATCTTCACAATGGTCAACAATCGGAGGAGGCACGTCAAATGGCCGCTGTTCTCTTGCGTCGTCTCTTCACATCCGAATTTCTAGAATTCTACAAAGAG CTGCCTGTGGACTCGCAGAATCAGCTGTTGCAGCAAATTCTGATGGCCGTGCAACAGGATGTGACGCCACAGTTGCGTCGCAAGATTTGCGAAGTCATTGCCGAGGTGGCACGCAATCTCATCGACGAGGATGGCAACAATCAGTGGCCcgacattttgcaatttctgTTCCAATGCGCCAACTCACCAACATCACAGCTCCAGGAGTCGGCGCTGCGCATCTTCACCAGTGTGCCATCGATCTTTGGCAACCAGGAGGCGCAATACATGGATCTGATCAAACAGATGCTGGCCAAGAGCATGGAGAATGCCGGCGATGCCGAGGTACGCGTCCAGGCTGTTCGTGCCATTTGCGCATTCATTCTGTATCACGACAAGGAGAAGGAGCTGTCGGTGTACAAGCATTTTGGTGATCTGTTGCCACGCATGCTCGCGATCACTGGCGAAACCATCGAGGCTCAGGATGATCAGAGTCTGCTCAAGCTGCTCATCGAGATGACCGAGAACTGCCCGAAGTTTTTGCGTCCACAGCTAGAGAACATTTTCGACATGTGCATGAAAGTGTTTAGCTCGCAGGACTTTGAGGATAGCTGGCGTCACTTGGTGCTCGAGGTGATGGTCTCGCTGTCCGAGAATGCCTCCGCCATGGTGCGCAAGCGTGCCGAGAAATACATCATTGCATTGATTCCATTGGTGCTGCAAATGATGACGGATCTGGATGAGGAACCCGATTGGGCCACCACCGATATTATCAATGAGGATGACCACAGCGATAACAATGTGATTGCCGAGTCATCGTTGGATCGTTTGGCCTGCGGCCTAGGTGGCAAAATGGTGTTGCCCCAGGTGATGGCCAGTTTGCCGGCGATGTTGAATCACACCGATTGGAAGCATCGTTTTGCCGCCTTGATGGCCATCTCGGCCATCGGCGAGGGTTGCCACAAGCAAATGGAGGGCATCCTTGATCAGGTGATGTCCGGTGTACTCAACTATCTGCGTGATCCCAATCCACGTGTGCGTTATGCCGCCTGCAATGCCATCGGCCAGATGTCGACCGACTTTGCGCCCAACTTTGAGAAGAAGTTCCACGAGCAG GTTGTTCCCGgtttgctgctcctgctggAGGATGAGGCAAATCCACGTGTGCAGGCACACGCTGGCGCTGCGCTTGTGAATTTCAGCGAGGATTGTCCCAAGAACATATTGACACGCTATCTGGACGCCATCATGGCCAAACTGGAGGCCATTCTCAACTCCAAGTTCAAGGAGCTGGTCGAAAAGGGCAACAAGTTGGTGCTCGAGCAAGTGGTCACCACCATTGCCTCTGTCGCCGATACATGCGAACATGAGTTTGTCGCCTACTACGACCGTTTGATGCCTTGCCTCAAGTTCATCATTCAGAATGCCAACTCTGAAGATTTGCGCATGCTGCGTGGCAAGACCATTGAATGTGTGAGCTTGATTGGCTTGGCCGTGGGCCGTGAGAAGTTCATTGGCGATGCCGGCGAAGTGATGGACATGCTGTTGAAGACGCACTCCGAGGGTGATCTGCCTGATGATGATCCGCAGACATCGTACTTGATCACCGCCTGGGCACGCATGTGCAAGATCCTGGGCAAGCAGTTTGAGCAGTATTTGCCCCTCGTTATGGGTCCGGTGATGCGCACCGCTGCCATGAAGCCAGAGGTGGCACTGCTCGACAACGAGGAGGTCGAGGACATTGAGGGCGATGTCGAGTGGTCGTTCATTACGCTGGGCGAGCAACAGAACTTTGCCATACGCACCGCTGGCATGGAGGACAAGGCTTCCGCTTGCGAAATGCTCGTTTGCTATGCGCGTGAGTTGAAGGATGGCTTTGCTGAATACGCCGAGGAGGTGGTGCGTCTAATGGTGCCACTGCTGAAGTTCTACTTCCACGATGGTGTGCGCTCCGCTGCCGCTGAATCGTTGCCCTATTTGTTGGATTGCGCCAAGATCAAGGGCCCACAGTATCTGGAGGGCATGTGGCTTTATATTTGCCCCGAATTGATCAAGGTGATCAGCACTGAACCCGAGCCCGATGTGCAATCCGAGCTGTTGAATTCATTGGCCAAATGCATTGAGACCTTGGGCGCCAACTGCTTGAACGAGGCATCCATGAAGCAGGTGCTCGAGATTGTCAACAAGTTTGTGACCGATCACTTTGAGCGCGCCGACAAGCGTTTGGCTGTCCGCACCGAGGAGGATTACGACGATGGCGTCGAGGAGGAGTTGGCCGAACAGGATGATACCGATATCTATATTCTGTCCAAGATTGTGGACATTATTCATGCGTTGTTCTTGACGAGCAAGGCACAATTCTTGCCTGCCTTTGAGCAGGTGGCACCATTGTTTGTCAAGCTGCTGGATCCCAATCGTCCATTCGCCGATCGCCAGTGGGGATTGTGCGTATTCGATGATCTGATCG AATTCTGTGGTCCCGCTGCTTTGCCGTATCAGCAAATCTTTGCGCCCGCTCTGCTGCAGTATGTCGTCGACAAGTCGCCGGAAGTGCGCCAAGCAGCCACCTATGGCTGTGGTGTCCTGGGACAATTTGGTGGCGATCAATTTGCCCTCACATGCGCTCAGTTCATTCCACTGCTCGTCCAGGTCATCAACGATCCCAAGGCCCGCGAGGTGGAGAACATCAATGCCACCGAGAATGCGATCTCAGCGTTTtcgaaaatattgaaatacaacAAGTCGGCATTGACCAATGTGGATGAGTTGATCGGCGCCTGGTTCACGTGGCTGCCAACATCGGAGGACACCGAGGAGGCCGTGCACATCTATGGTTACCTTTGCGATCTGATTGAGGGCAACCATCCGGTTATACTGGGCGCCAACAATTGTAATCTGCCTCGCATTGTCTCCATCATTGCTGACACCTTCTGCACCGATTTGGTCGAAGCCAAGACACCGACAGGAACCCGCATGCTCACCATTGTCAAGCAGATTGAATCCAATCCCGATGTCATGCAGGCCTGTGCCAGCACATTGAGTCccgaacagcagcaggcactGCAGGAAGCCTATCGGGAATTGGCCACAGCAGCGGCGTCAACCTAA
- the LOC133836553 gene encoding mediator of RNA polymerase II transcription subunit 31 isoform X3 codes for MNTYAAIESEEQQKRRWQIELEFVQCLSNPNYLNFLAQRGYFKDPSFINYLKYLQYWKEPDYAKYLMYPMCLYFLDLLQYEHFRREIVNNQCCKFIDDQAILQWQHYTRKRIKLINSVQENAAAAAAAAAAAQQQPQQQQQQQQQQQQSNGGPNEAATVTGTEATNPQQQATLQNGDSNSTTQATQQAQQQQQQQQQQQLAQPTQTQTQLQLPVAVSQQQQQQQQINGLAPSGAIKLELN; via the exons ATGAACACTTACG cgGCCATCGAGTCGgaggaacaacaaaaacgacgCTGGCAAATCGAATTGGAGTTTGTTCAGTGCCTCTCCAATCCCAACTATCTCAACt ttttggCGCAACGCGGCTATTTTAAGGACCCTTCGTTCATCAACTACCTCAAGTATCTGCAGTACTGGAAGGAGCCCGACTATGCCAAGTATTTGATGTACCCGATGTGCCTATATTTTCTCGATCTGCTGCAATACGAGCACTTTCGCCGCGAGATCGTCAACAATCAGTGCTGCAAGTTCATCGATGATCAGGCCATTCTACAGTGGCAACATTACACGCGCAAGCGCATAAAACTGATCAATTCGGTGCAAGAGAATGCAGCggctgccgcagcagcagctgcagctgcccagcaacaaccacaacagcagcagcagcaacaacaacagcagcaacaaagcaatGGTGGCCCTAATGAGGCAGCAACAGTGACTGGCACCGAGGCAACAAATCCTCAACAACAGGCAACGCTACAGAATGGCGATAGCAACTCTACAACGCAAGCCacacaacaagcacaacaacaacaacagcagcagcaacaacaacaattggctCAGCCGACACAAACGCAGACGCAGcttcagttgccagttgctgtctcgcaacagcagcagcagcagcaacaaatcaaTGGCCTTGCCCCAAGTGGAGCCattaaattagaattaaattag
- the LOC133836554 gene encoding uncharacterized protein LOC133836554 yields MTTRICVYRDCHNFYSRVDNSACSDVTLFSFPKDAKRAELWRLLGQVHPKIGAKQLYMCSKHFDSKYLSVTKHRTTLIGEALPIAYENAEDVDDPNESAELSLSHENVYIKSNDNGNIEICSPKKATKTAQSFYIELDDDQLTLDNVVLLESTEQLKQINVVPSPTRKRPRSPSPAPPSPLDDDDQQLLDASEVQTIIVKGKHYVQMPREYYVQEKRQMLQQLQQYKEILSNIRQQLKPLDDL; encoded by the exons ATGACCACACGCATCTGCGTTTACAGAGATTGCCATAATTTCTACTCTCGCGTGGATAATTCCGCCTGTAGCGATGTCACCTTGTTTTCCTTCCCCAAGGATGCCAAGCGTGCCGAGCTGTGGCGTCTGCTCGGCCAAGTACATCCCAAAATTGGCGCCAAACAATTGTATATGTGCTCCAAGCATTTCGACAGTAAATATTTATCCGTGACCAAGCATCGCACGACGCTCATTGGCGAAGCGTTGCCCATTGCCTATGAAAACGCCGAGGATGTAGATGATCCCAATGAGAGCGCAGAGTTATCTCTAAGTCACGAAAACGTTTACATCAAGTCAAACGACAATGGGAATATAGAAATCTGCAGCCCAAAGAAAGCCACCAAGACCGCACAAAGCTTCTACATCGAACTGGATGACGATCAACTCACACTGGACAATGTGGTGCTATTGGAATCAACAGAGCAGCTGAAGCAAA tCAACGTTGTGCCGTCTCCAACACGCAAACGTCCACGGTCCCCCTCCCCAGCGCCTCCCTCACCATTGGACGATGATGATCAACAGCTCTTGGATGCCTCGGAAGTGCAAACAATAATAGTTAAGGGCAAACACTATGTGCAAATGCCTCGTGAATATTATGTGCAAGAGAAACGTCAGAtgctgcaacaactgcagcaataCAAAGAGATACTCAGCAACATTCGACAACAATTAAAACCTCTAGACGATTTATGA
- the LOC133836552 gene encoding structure-specific endonuclease subunit SLX1 homolog isoform X1 → MMKSNKKHVLQCLIYRKLWLKQGSSHEDLAQKGHFYGVYLLCSQSLEQRYHGKCYVGFTVNPKRRIRQHNRGCDFGGARKTSKKGPWQMVMIVHGFPNNIAALQFEWAWQQPTLSTRLKIFPELKRKQSKESHFEYNFRILNRMLNVGPWHRLPLTVRWLETDYERSFPIELPQHMSIVSGKVAITASQRKQHLDCPATTTIWAPECHLCMERIEQPERSRLGCLNASCRLTCHMLCLANYLLGDQPGQYIPIGGECPLCETHLIWATLLQRKRLGLGGGEAQDQEDSADELSDVPDVDSDVELSD, encoded by the exons ATGAtgaagagcaacaaaaaacatgtTTTGCAATGTCtaatatacagaaaattgTGGCTGAAGCAAGGCA GCTCTCACGAGGACCTGGCACAAAAGGGTCACTTCTACGGCGTCTATTTGCTTTGCAGCCAGAGTCTGGAGCAACGCTATCATGGCAAATGCTATGTGGGCTTCACCGTCAATCCCAAGCGACGCATCCGTCAGCATAATCGTGGCTGTGACTTTGGCGGCGCACGCAAAACTAGCAAAAAGGGTCCCTGGCAGATGGTGATGATTGTGCATGGATTTCCCAACAACATTGCGGCCCTACAATTcgaatgggcgtggcaacagCCCACACTATCGACACGCCTCAAAATCTTTCCGGAGTTGAAACGCAAGCAGTCCAAAGAGTCGCATTTTGAGTACAATTTTCGCATACTCAATCGCATGCTGAACGTGGGTCCTTGGCATCGCTTGCCGCTCACTGTCCGCTGGCTAGAAACGGATTATGAGCGCAGCTTTCCCATTGAGCTGCCGCAACACATGAGCATTGTCAGTGGCAAAGTGGCCATAACAGCATCGCAGCGAAAGCAACATTTAGATTGTCCAGCGACAACAACCATTTGGGCACCTGAATGTCATCTGTGTATGGAACGCATTGAGCAGCCAGAACGTTCACGTCTGGGTTGCTTGAATGCCAGTTGCCGGTTGACTTGTCATATGCTGTGTTTGGCGAACTATTTGCTAGGTGATCAACCGGGTCAATACATTCCCATTGGCGGCGAGTGTCCGTTGTGTGAGACGCACCTCATCTGGGCAACGTTGCTGCAACGCAAGCGTCTAGGATTAGGAGGTGGTGAGGCCCAGGATCAAGAGGACTCTGCTGATGAGTTGAGCGACGTGCCTGATGTGGACAGCGATGTGGAGTTAAGTgattaa